TGTCGCTGAAGGTCGTTCCCTCCCCGTCAGATAATTATGATTTTTCACTTTGGGCTTTTTGCCTTTACTTTGCCGCCAACGTCTTGGGATTTTCACTGTCGCCACTTTCCGTTTGGCTTTTTCCCTGCTACTATGTAAGCCAGCCTTATTAAAGGTTGGCTTACATAGTAGGGACGGACGCGACTAATTTTCGCAGCCGTCTGCGGTCTCTAGCGGATTCGTCAGCGACAATTGACGACAACACACGATGAATAGCGGCAAACTCGCAGTTGCGATTCGCAGCTAAACGTAGCATGCCGTACCCCCTTATCGTCATAGTGTGAGCCAGCCTTAACAAAggagcaaaaataaaaacaattgtggtTTGTTTTGAATTGATTTAGCTTTACTCTCGGTTCTACCCTTACTCTGTACTCTCAGTAAAATGTTTTCTAGTTCTATTTTGTGCGAAACAttagtaaaaacaaactattttaaacATTGCTGGCAAAAAGGTAAATCGTGAACATTATGGATTGATAACTCAGTTGGAGAGCGCCGAAACAATACGGGTCCAAGGTTCACATTCCacttttgacaaaatttgtttttcaagtcaGTTTTGTTGTCTGAGTGGCTCCAAGTGACACCACATGATCGCCGAGTACACATTAGGTATGTATGGATCGAAACTGTGATGTTTCAAATAGGTCTTTCAATGGTAACAACATATAATTCATTTATAAAGTCAACCTCCATGGTTCTTTggttgctctagtcatcgtcagtctcctgacgatgactggagcaacccaagaactgactccgcggtagtacagttaattacgatcctataagctaaaaaactagtcccagcctatttctattccatccgcccaggtaacaGTTAATAAGCagtacagttcttttcagaactgataagTCCCCCGAGCACCCGAACAATCTATTCCGAGGTAGTagcattaagcaagacagttctctaataacaaactctacctggcaagtagatacacacatggtgttaaggcgcaaaacaaattataaacaacAGACCTGTTATCATTCGCACCCGTAGAGTGGCAATCCGACGAATAATACATAATAATGACATCGAAGTCTTAtctagcgcacgtatctaccaacaaggtcctcaaggcgctgagtataattttaccaactttcagaaagataatttattgaagtgatgaactCGATGAACTCGATGAGAACCATTTATGTAACACCTAAGAAGGAGGCACGGCGTACACAGCAGCCAACACAGGGTGAACCCCTtcacttttcgataagtgcgctgggttattttacatgcgttatacacaacacatgggaccgacGGCTTTACGTTCCTACGGACGTAGCAATAAGTGTCCCGGCTCGGGATTCGGACCCTGactcttctgatcagaaacaccacagttcGGTACTCTAAACCGTTCGGCAACGACACTTCTGTTGACAATAATATCAATTAATATCAATTTTATTCAAACTGATATTTAACACTCTAAAGGCGTTCCCATTTAGTTGCTTTCAAAAAGACCATAACATTTTGGAAAACTTATGTCACAGCTAACCCCATGCAACCGTGACGCGAAAGACAGTTTGCTAACTCTCTTTGCTAAAAGTCTCTTCGACAAGATATtgtatttacaattattttacatttatataCAACAACTGGGGACACTGCCCCATTTCTGGAAAAAGTACACTGAATAACTATATCTTTGATTCTACGGACACTAATCAATAAACTCAAAACACTTCGTCTCAATCTTGTCAAATAAAGCTTATGACTTCAACTCTGACTTCAACTCCgaccaaaatgttcaaaatattgGGTGAATAAAATTGGCCCACCGTGAAAATGTCCGAAGGTTAAACTGTCCTCCGGTACCAATGTCTTGCTCCACTCTTCTTCTAACACTTTATGTAGGCACGTGTCATAGACTCTCCTGCCTTCCTTTTTGTCCGTCTCAGAACTTCCATTAACGCTTCTCACTCTATGAGGGAGGGTATAGTCCCTTTAAACTTCTAGGAGAGGGTTAGATTCCCACCTCAATATCATGGCCatctataaaataattattaaaacaaatacaataatgCCTGATGCTCTCCTtcattttgataaatacacatgcACTTCTCAAATCATTTCTTTGTCTGATTTATTCTTCTCAAAAAAACGGTGAACTACAAATTCAGAGTATTCAAATTACAAAGCTATTCAAATTCAATGCTCCATTAATACAGCCTGAAATACACATTTCCAAGACGATTTAGTTTCAAGAACTCTGCTCATTTAGAATCATTATCCTCAAAAACAATCagcaaattttaaatttacgATTTTCTCCTTGTTTCCAATCTCAAACTGCCGATCTCTGCCGCCTCAGTTCTCTGCCAATCAATTGCTTAAAATAATAGCCTGAATAATCTGTTTCTGATTTAGCATTACAATTGCAGTAAAAGAACAACCTCAAAGGCTATAATTGTAGCGCGACACTATTGAGATATAGGCACTTCCAAATACCCATTCAAATTCTCTCTATCTTTCTCTCACTCAAGATTTCATGATTCTTCTTCAATAAGAACCTATATGTGAGACTACTGCCACTCCCTAAAATATTGCATACCACAACTTCATGCAAAGTAGCTCAATCCTTCAATGCACAACAATATATAATTATTCACACCAACCTGTGTGACCAGACAATAAAAAGGAAAGGGAAGGCACTGACCTCTGCACTCCTATTCATAAACCAAGTTACAAAATTAGCATAATAACAAGAGTTCACAGCCTTTGGGGAGAAAAATACATATTCATTAGTGTAAACTtaaacatacatattcattagtaCATCTGCTCCTGCAAAACAAACACCATACATTAGAATGGGGGTAATTCTGACAACTAACTAAAGATAACTTTGTTTATAAGTCcagttcttttgaaaaaaaaaagtaatttcaaaataaaattaacaaccaCTTCATTTACCGATTTAGTTCATCAAACTTAGAATTTAATTCGGTTAGTCAACTAATGTACCATTTTATCAAATCTAATACCTTACGGGCGAACACATAAAAAGTTTGGACCAACTGACACATGACCAACCCTCCCAGCAACGAAAACAACATTGCTATTaatgttgtaattgtttgttttccgtCTATCTTTCAACTTACAGATGAAGATTACTATAGCAGTGGCCATTGTCTTGGCTTTTATGCAAGTTTGGTTATTGGTGGCTACAGCAGCAGTTTCACCTGATCCGGGACTGACGTGTAACTCCTGCTGCCAGGGCCCAGCCGGTATACCGGGAATCCCCGGATCTAATGGAAACCATGGTCAAGGACTTGTAGGCCCGAGAGGTGATGCAGGCTCCCCTGGTGAGGTAGGTCAACCCGGGGCTAAAGGAGACAAGGGGTCAGATGGACTGGTTGGTGAGCCAGGCGCTAAAGGGGATCATGGACTGAAGGGAGATCAAGGACTCGGTCAACCAGGGAAACAAGGACCTCAAGGTCTGCCTGGGATGAATGGTCTGAAGGGGGAGAGAGGTGAACCTGGACCAGCTGGACAGACTGGTGAAGCAGGTGAATGTAGTACGCGACGGTCTGCCTTCACTGCAGTGGGGAATACCCCCTTCAGCCCTCCATCCCCCTATGATCCTCTGCCCTTTGAAGAGTTACTGTTTTCAGAGGAAGGGATTGATTTCAACTTGAATAACGGCACGTTTACGTGTAATGTGCCTGGGGTATACGTATTGATGTTCTCAGTCCAGAAATCATCAAGTGAGTCTTACCTATGGGTCAAGCTGATGAAGAACGGTAACACCATTGTTACAGGGGGTGTACGCGATGCAGATTATCATCAAGTGAGCAGCAGTGCAGTGATTCCCCTGCACTATGGAGATCAAGTTCACTTAGCTGTATTCGGTCAAGTACATAGTAACTCTAACCATTACACGTCTTTTACTGGATTCCTGCTGTACGAAATCTaaatcaaacataaaaacacacggaaatgtttaaatgttttagaCAACGATTTAAATAAACTAATATGCAACtatatagttttaaaaaatataataataatgagttaATTGTTGAAAATCGAACGTGTGTTTAGATGAATCGAATGAATTTACtatattattaattgttttattatttgcagGACAATAAGTATGAAAAAGACGTTTTATTTGGACAATTGATTTTGCAAACGTGTATTGTGACAACAACTTTCCACGTGTTTTTGTCACGTAAACAGTGCTATAAATATCAGTTCATCCTTTTTTGAGTTCATTACATTTTCGGGAAAGTTTGAAATTTCTGCAGCCTGTAATTCCGTCCGAGGGTGCAATGATGAGTCCTTGAAACGACTCTACAGCTTTTATTTTCcataaaatgcaaaatgaaactaCGCAACAAAAAAACTGACAGTTTATTAAACAGTACAATACAAAATTCAGATTCCTTAATACAGACTTAGACTAACAATTCATTGTGGCCTCCGATTGTGCCGGCAActttatttcaaacattttaaattggtTGAAAAAGCTGTACCCTGTTAaggcaacaaaatacaaacaattcaCCTAACAACTGGTAACGGTTGTCTTCTGTTGATATATTCGTTAATGGGCAATACTTATGATATTAAACTAACGACAACCTGTGATCAAAAAGAACTTGCGTTGTAAAGTCACcagaaaacatttattttgtgtcgTCTTTTGAACACGTTTCGATATGGAGAAATATTAAATTTTTCGTCGTGGTTtgagcggtttttttttcacatgagaaagcacccttgtttttTGCAGATGAAACATTGGGTATTCGTTTTGAATCACTTTTGTATAAAACGTTTGATGATGTCACGACTAACATGTCAAAGAGGGAAAAATATATTTCACTTACAGCGATTCGTTAAACCGTCACATCGGCATGAAACCAATACACCATCTTAGTGTGAATTTGGAAATTAACAATTCCCTCACTTCGACCGTGACTTAATTATTCGGAATTATTATTAGCTGATTACACAATGTCGCATTTTATCTTGATCTACCTTACACATAAAAGTTTCGTTGACAGTAAaattgtgacccactctgtgatttttttttcagaactatatttgcatggtataccttaaagtcacctggaaatagaatttatgtttcttcaaacattagagtatatgttaatgaacaataatgtaatttgttgagttattgtttgtaacaatttatatgtttaaaaaatagataaagttgtttggggtgactccccttttgtgacgtcaatcgaggcagactttgcctcaaACGTACATTGAACACAAGTACGTGCAattacatgcaagtcctagtttgcacgtttcgaaaaaaagtttaattcttgcatttttccggcaatgtcgaccacgtgtattgctgctggaggcagcaaaacaactaaaaatggggtcagtttgcaaagtggctcggtccgacgtcttttccagcgatgtgcagcaaacactttgagccgacgtgcttcaaatatcgcgcctcgattgacgtcacgaacagcgccctttCGGGTCGGgcttacttttaaatttgttaataaaatagaAACTAAATTTCTAGAACCTTAgttaaatgtttatttattttttactcttcAAAACACATagtttagtgacaaaagctttgttttgaaaaaaataccacttaaaCACACTGGTTTTTAGCAATAACGCTCTGAAAACAACAGTTTTGTGATCAAATTTtagtctaatttgtatccttttgcgcgaaaatatctttttacttgtaattcgttttaaacaaaaatgtatacactggcttatttcaaacgggagtaacttagcaacgcgatacacccaaAGCTTGGACATTAAGTGTTCTTTCCAGCCCCTGCCTATAACTCAATTctttaaattgtcaacatctgattcatttcacaattaaacaattattaCGTCAAAGGTCGTCAAAAACACAGTGTTAAATGTTTGCATTAACGCTAGAATACAAAGCATTAGTGTAATAACTAGATACTTGTATTTCTACAAagcatgtttttgttaaatttaactATAATCCATTTAGTGTACTAGAAGTTAAGATATATTGCATGGTTTTAGAAATAGTCAGGAGTCACTTGAATGCTTGAAATACATTGAAGGAATGAACATTAACACCGTATCAAttgattgtttgggtttttgtgttttgagtgTTTAATTGATATTGAACTAAAATTATTGGTAAATACAATTTGCAAGCTGAACTAATTTTCCtaacactgttttactcatttttgtcAAAACCTACAACACCtcagaaaataaaatttaagGGAAACTTTTAACCGTTTTACCTTCAAACAGTGCAAGTTTACCGTAAATCAGTGAACATTGATTTTGCGTCCTTccacaaaaagtacacaaaccctaAAAACTTGTCAGTGGGAAGTGAACAGGGAATGGGTTTAAATAAcgtaggaatgggtggcccaagcattttggccgggattgtagccccCGTTGTTGGAGGAACAAAACTCGGCTTATTTGACTGGCGATAGaacatgttgttttctttttgcttcCGAAAAACTGCAAACAAACGAAGTGAGTCGCGGTTAACGAATAGCCGGAGTGCTATGGATTTTTCCTCTGAGTATCTGATATCAATACGTTCTAAAGCAGATGGAATCAAAAGAGGGTGCTTTCAGAATTAAGAAACGACCATGGTCACCGCTCACTGTAAAAGGATGAAACTATCTCCAAGGGACAGAAATCTCATGCCACTACAAGGGCCACGCGCAATTCTCCAGAACTAGGCGCCCGGATGGGTTGCCGGTGTCTCAGTGAAATCAGTGCTGCATGAGATTCTTTCCTCTGTTTGAGACACTAACATGGGCTGAGTGAGGGTGATttaacagagggcgctatcacaagtAGTTTGTAACAAGTTTGCCGTATAAGGGGAGGGAATTTTGGGAGAACATAATCTCCTGACACACCTGCATATAATGGGGAAAGAATCTCCGGGGACAGATttccataaacaaaaacatttaatttgttttgctccaTTGAATATTCTTGTTTCCCAAAAGCATTTGTGCGGAAGTTAGTTTTAACCATGTCTTTAATCTCCTATAATTGGAAAGGCGAGGGTCAAAGGTTGCCGATGATACCATAATGTACGTAGGGGTGTACCGAACGACAAAACAGCGAGGAATACAAATCAGCGATACTTCGCGCTATGTAGATAGTAAGGGgcacaaatgaaacaaaagtaCATGCTTTTTTTATAGCTTCATCACGAAAATTAAGTAATCTGAATATTGACCATGAAAATATAGATCGTAAAGAAGTAGAACAAAAAcgttattacaaaataaaaacctctCCACAACGACCCCTTCCACATGTAACCGTCCATTGCACGCTAATGCATTGCGCgaaattttactcattttcacACAGCGGGTCACTGGTCTCTGGCTACCACGGCGGACAAGTATATGGACAAGGCGAGGAAACACCAGGGCTACGTTAATATAAAGATCAAAGGTTAAAATGTCAAAGTAATTTGATTTTTGGGATTTGTTTTCACCAaacattaaacattttttttttttttctgtatgattCAAAAGTGATATTACTGGAAAAAGTCGGTCTGATTTAAGCGGCTGTTAAAAGGGTTAACAAATGTCatgttatatatttggtttgcggtaacaccatgtgtgtatctacttgccaggtagagttgttcttagggaactgtcttgctttattctactgccgtggagtagataatcggagggtcgggagacgatgactagagcaagctagtcgaaacgttgagaccaatttcagaaatgactccgcggcagtacagttaattacgatcctataagctaaagtagtagtccagtctaatttctataccatccgccctggtaatagttaataaacaggacagttcttttcagaactgagaagtctcccgaccctccgattatctactccacggcagtagaataaagcaagacagttccctaagaacaactctacctggcaagtagatacacacatgttgttaccgcaaaccaaatatatattgatacctcaccatgcaatgcctcaaatcctatatagatGTCATGTTTTTGGTTGTTAGCTTTACTGTTTGCACACACTATTAAACTATAATATTGGCTGTCTTTGCTATAAACTAGACAAAATACATTCattgaatttctttttcaatcTATAAAGTTCCGTacgaaagaaaacaacagtAAAGCCAAAATGGAATTTGGTCAAGTAGAGGGCGCCCCATTGTGGCAGTTTAACCCGGAAGCATATCTGACCACGTGGGCAATGTAGTGCTGTTCATGTACCCCGTAAATAAAGATGCGACATTGGTCCATTGGCGTAAATAGTGACGTCCTCTCCACCATGAGTCTCTGAATCAATTGGGACAAAGCGCTGGATGTTGAAAGTCGGCAGCCTCTGcacacacaaataataaaacattgtttatcaaaataaaattatgataaaacaatatttatccCAATACcggtaaaataattgtttacacaAGTTAATGGTTAACTCTATGAAGTGGCAAAGGACACTTTCCCTTGGCAAAATCGTGTTTGCAAAAACTTCCCTGTAATTTTGCCAAGTTATCATATGtttaagatttaaaacaaatcaaaaaagtCTGCATATACTCGGATTTAATTTTACTGAGTGGTGTACTTGAGTGGTACAAACCAATACTCAAAGTAATCAATTGGAGCTTTACCTGTGTTGGTATCCGTCAGATTCCGTCTCGAACTAGTACTTTTAAAGCTGTTTAACTCCTCAATTCCTCCAGGGCCGTTTGCATATGAGAGTGTTGTAAATGGCAAACCGTCATTTATCAGACCTTGACATTTATGCAAAACCATTTTGTTGTAATTAGAATTTAAATATGAATGGTTTGACGATGAGTCACCAGTCACTTATAGAAAACTGAGAAGCTTGCACAACTTGTTAACATTACTTACTGATCAGAATTCAGTCTGAATTCGGGTAACTTAACggagtttactttttgtttcaaaacataaTCAAGCTGCAGTCTACAAACAATTGGATTTATCGAGAgatatatttttgaaaaaagggaagtaaataaataataatagttagaaACAGTCTCTCTTTAAATTCATCGTATACTATTTTGCATACAAATGATAATTAGAAAAATATAGCTTTTAAATGTTCAAAGACActagcactattggtaattgtcaaaaacaataaaatatcaaac
This region of Asterias rubens chromosome 18, eAstRub1.3, whole genome shotgun sequence genomic DNA includes:
- the LOC117302745 gene encoding complement C1q and tumor necrosis factor-related protein 9-like is translated as MKITIAVAIVLAFMQVWLLVATAAVSPDPGLTCNSCCQGPAGIPGIPGSNGNHGQGLVGPRGDAGSPGEVGQPGAKGDKGSDGLVGEPGAKGDHGLKGDQGLGQPGKQGPQGLPGMNGLKGERGEPGPAGQTGEAGECSTRRSAFTAVGNTPFSPPSPYDPLPFEELLFSEEGIDFNLNNGTFTCNVPGVYVLMFSVQKSSSESYLWVKLMKNGNTIVTGGVRDADYHQVSSSAVIPLHYGDQVHLAVFGQVHSNSNHYTSFTGFLLYEI